A genomic region of Saccopteryx bilineata isolate mSacBil1 chromosome 1, mSacBil1_pri_phased_curated, whole genome shotgun sequence contains the following coding sequences:
- the LOC136319675 gene encoding Golgi-associated RAB2 interactor protein 6-like — MGSQLSVRNHTGRSHPAVGMFSTPMGKLQRHLYNGEYSMFKKALMFESDFVQVSKRGEVIDVHNAVQMLTVGIVCTSCHLVLPDIMLLATQKIDKKGKQNLELTRLLPLKLVKISIHNVKKQQLRLKLATGRSFYLQLCPRSDLKDLFAYWEHLVYILNPPVEAFSLTHAIPANDAVAKSLFVKEEYNPEGSGQYRVSVENLTCILKRVGSPECVYTEREEFSMPPT; from the exons ATGGGCAGCCAACTCAGTGTGCGGAATCACACAGGCAGAAGCCATCCTGCAGTGGGCATGTTTAGTACCCCCATGGGGAAACTGCAGCGACATCTGTACAACGGGGAGTACAGCATGTTCAAGAAGGCGCTGATGTTTGAGAGCGATTTCGTACAGGTCAGCAAAAGGGGAGAAGTGATTGATGTGCACAACGCTGTCCAAATGTTGACAGTGGGCATCGTTTGCACCAGCTGCCATCTCGTACTACCTGATATTATGCTCCTGGCCACCCAGAAAATAGACAAAAAGGGTAAACAGAACTTAGAGTTAACGAGGCTGCTTCCATTGAAGTTAGTCAAGATCTCAATCCATAACGTTAAAAAACAGCAGCTCCGCCTGAAGCTTGCCACTGGCCGTTCTTTTTACCTTCAACTGTGTCCCCGTTCGGATCTAAAGGATCTTTTTGCTTACTGGGAACACCTCGTTTACATTCTCAATCCACCAGTGGAGGCTTTCAGCCTTACTCACGCCATTCCAGCCAATGACGCCGTGGCCAAATCTCTGTTTGTGAAAGAAGAGTACAACCCGGAG GGAAGCGGTCAATATCGAGTCAGTGTCGAAAACCTCACATGTATCCTAAAGCGTGTGGGGTCTCCTGAATGCGTTTATACGGAGAGGGAAGAATTCAGCATGCCTCCTACATAA